One window of Perca flavescens isolate YP-PL-M2 chromosome 6, PFLA_1.0, whole genome shotgun sequence genomic DNA carries:
- the LOC114557249 gene encoding adenosine receptor A1, with protein MEFLWLYALCQCILSVSLIVVSVRLCMVVSGSSTVADVQEGTQGPRPQPGSVSYCLRLCLGWVGAVAGAVGVPARVLLNLRTPQCLYTCIILVCCPLLARQFTMFLLMMLTLDSHLQYHLADRYSSVMTRQRALCVVLLCWVGSVLSSFAQFIGSDILDTWRRGKTGSATAGLGLDGNWTTSLPHLTPSPPPKYHHDRKVIGQYLPYGGFLSKFYVEDMHNFTYAEIHSSHWGVCAPDIIFSPQFLVYVHGMTVFMLPLLCLLVIYLDLLCIRPRKTPFSHADPTKHDSLRVRSLALSLSLLVLLCLPLHIIHALLLFTPSTNLPAWTHAVATLLSQLYSLVPQMLFTPPQKQVVEERACFPPSVAHLPPPVAPSRGKSVRLALCEAVQAAPWSSAKHSLKSKVCPEV; from the exons ATGGAGTTTTTGTGGCTTTACGCCCTGTGCCAGTGCATCCTATCTGTATCTTTAATTGTGGTGAGTGTGAGGTTGTGCATGGTGGTCAGTGGCAGCAGTACAGTGGCTGATGTCCAGGAGGGAACCCAGGGGCCCAGGCCCCAACCCGGGAGTGTCTCATACTGTCTTCGGCTGTGCCTGGGCTGGGTGGGTGCTGTAGCGGGTGCAGTCGGGGTCCCTGCGAGAGTGTTACTCAACCTGCGAACCCCACAGTGTCTGTACACATGCATAATCTTGGTGTGTTGCCCCCTGCTGGCCAGGCAATTTACCATGTTCCTGTTAATGATGCTTACACTGGACAGCCACCTGCAGTATCACTTGGCAGACAG ATACTCCTCAGTGATGACCCGTCAACGAGCTCTCTGTGTGGTTCTGCTGTGCTGGGTGGGCTCGGTTCTGTCCTCTTTTGCCCAGTTCATCGGCTCGGACATCCTCGACACCTGGAGAAGAGGCAAGACTGGTTCGGCCACAGCTGGCCTCGGGCTGGACGGCAACTGGACCACCTCTTTACCCCATCTTACCCCTTCCCCGCCGCCTAAGTACCACCATGACCGCAAGGTCATCGGACAGTACCTTCCATACGGAGGCTTCCTGTCAAAGTTTTATGTGGAAGACATGCACAACTTCACCTACGCTGAGATTCACAGCAGCCACTGGGGAGTGTGTGCCCCTGACATCATTTTCAGTCCCCAGTTCCTGGTCTATGTCCATGGGATGACAGTGTTCATGCTCCCCTTGCTTTGCCTGCTGGTCATTTACCTTGACCTGCTATGCATCAGGCCCAGGAAGACTCCTTTCAGTCATGCAGACCCCACTAAACATGACTCCCTCAGGGTCCGTTCCCTGGCTCTGTCCCTCTCCCTTTTAGTTCTGCTGTGCCTGCCGCTCCACATTATCCATGCCCTCTTGCTTTTCACCCCCAGTACCAATCTTCCTGCCTGGACTCATGCAGTTGCCACGTTACTCTCCCAGCTGTACAGCCTTGTGCCCCAGATGCTCTTCACTCCTCCTCAGAAGCAGGTGGTGGAAGAACGGGCATGCTTTCCTCCTTCTGTTGCCCACCTTCCACCTCCAGTGGCCCCATCCAGAGGAAAATCTGTCCGTTTGGCCCTGTGTGAGGCAGTGCAGGCAGCTCCATGGTCTTCAGCTAAACACTCTCTTAAATCCAAAGTGTGCCCAGAGGTCTGA
- the rps19 gene encoding small ribosomal subunit protein eS19 translates to MPGVTVKDVNQQEFVRALSAFLKKSGKLKVPDWVDLVKLGKHKELAPSDENWFYIRAASTVRHLYLRGGAGVGSMTKIYGSRQRNGVCPAHYSVGSKNVARKVLQALELLKMIEKDPNGGRRLTAQGTRDLDRIAGQVAAANKKTVQ, encoded by the exons ATGCCAGGTGTCACAGTGAAAGACGTCAACCAGCAGGAGTTTGTCCGTGCCCTGTCGGCTTTCCTGAAAAA GTCAGGAAAGCTGAAGGTGCCTGACTGGGTGGACCTCGTCAAGCTGGGTAAGCACAAGGAGCTGGCCCCCAGTGATGAGAACTGGTTCTACATCAGAGCCG CATCCACAGTCCGCCACCTATACCTCCGTGGAGGTGCTGGTGTTGGCTCCATGACCAAGATCTATGGAAGTCGCCAGAGGAATGGAGTGTGCCCTGCCCATTACAGTGTAGGATCCAAGAATGTGGCTCGTAAGGTGCTGCAGGCCCTCGAGCTGCTCAAGATGATTGAGAAGGATCCCAATGG TGGTCGCAGACTTACCGCCCAGGGGACCAGAGACCTGGATAGAATTGCTGGCCAG gTCGCAGCTGCAAACAAGAAAACTGttcaataa